A region of Elusimicrobiota bacterium DNA encodes the following proteins:
- a CDS encoding TraB/GumN family protein — protein sequence MAHDSSHPTHDDSEPKTPSFSQEVPFFPRSLGELIPRSLTYRAALVFIIFIVGRLALAHFADNRYTMMWEVTDGARTGHVLGTIHAGKDSVYPLDPAILEAFDRARLLSFEIKLGKTKPRAPSPAPVKRDTRKERDLLYRVAALQIRRDPAAWLAYRSQSISDRRAEAYRRSLYVTEKAPLVNGFDTDRAVIELSGYSFKNGIERHLFGRAGFSKPILAAEPDWLHKKHSRIIRARNDYVFDPFEPDTLDRAIDEARDVGDWVWEDWREGRVGVLDKADSDYDIMVRRNRAMAHTFHQLLKTTDRPFMAVGYAHLGGKEGLIALLKSSGLTVKRVRKQRQEK from the coding sequence ATGGCACACGATTCCAGCCACCCCACCCATGATGACAGCGAACCGAAAACCCCGTCATTCAGCCAGGAGGTTCCTTTCTTCCCCCGATCCCTGGGGGAACTGATCCCGAGGTCCCTCACGTATCGCGCCGCCCTGGTGTTTATTATCTTCATCGTCGGCCGACTGGCTCTCGCGCACTTCGCGGACAACCGTTACACCATGATGTGGGAGGTCACCGACGGGGCCCGCACGGGGCACGTGCTGGGCACCATCCACGCGGGCAAAGACAGCGTTTACCCTCTGGACCCCGCCATTTTAGAGGCCTTTGACCGCGCCCGGTTGCTCTCCTTTGAAATCAAGCTGGGGAAGACTAAACCCCGGGCACCCAGCCCCGCGCCCGTCAAACGAGACACCCGCAAGGAACGCGATTTGCTTTATCGGGTGGCCGCACTCCAGATCCGCCGAGACCCCGCGGCCTGGCTCGCCTACCGGTCCCAGTCCATCTCCGACCGCAGGGCCGAAGCCTATCGGCGTTCCCTGTATGTCACAGAGAAGGCCCCTCTGGTTAATGGCTTTGATACCGATCGAGCCGTGATCGAGCTCAGCGGATACTCTTTCAAAAACGGGATTGAGCGGCATCTTTTTGGGCGTGCCGGATTCTCGAAACCAATCCTTGCGGCCGAACCAGACTGGCTTCACAAAAAACACTCAAGAATCATCAGGGCCAGAAACGATTACGTCTTTGACCCGTTCGAGCCGGACACCTTGGACCGCGCCATTGACGAGGCCCGTGACGTGGGGGACTGGGTGTGGGAAGATTGGCGGGAGGGCCGCGTCGGGGTCTTGGACAAGGCAGACAGCGACTACGACATCATGGTCCGCCGCAACCGCGCCATGGCGCACACCTTCCACCAACTTCTAAAAACAACCGACCGCCCGTTCATGGCGGTGGGCTATGCACATCTTGGCGGAAAAGAAGGCCTTATCGCCTTGCTTAAGTCCAGCGGCCTAACCGTGAAACGGGTTAGGAAACAAAGGCAGGAGAAATAA